Proteins encoded by one window of Crassostrea angulata isolate pt1a10 chromosome 9, ASM2561291v2, whole genome shotgun sequence:
- the LOC128163716 gene encoding uncharacterized protein LOC128163716 — translation MMIFFRLAALVGAASLCLGCWLMPTIDQIDYCFADIAFTVERKEGKINMTAVEYDYDIKTMYKGNPKGRKLIGRGVASSCGPEVLDLNTIYLIYAKTDDKGDFLRILSYKKMTDVTYEDIERMENYYDCSCEISFNNFAPVIGPPGWPSNGLSDPVKEMKECKVPFNYCRRSGYCKNIEGKCTWGNHGACD, via the exons ATGATGATCTTCTTCAGACTCGCAGCTCTAGTTGGGGCAGCATCTCTTTGTCTTGGCTGCTGGCTGATGCCAACAATCGATCAAATAGATTACTGCTTTGCTGATATTG cTTTTACCGTGGAAAGGAAAGAGGGCAAAATTAATATGACTGCAGTTGAGTATGATTATGATATCAAGACTATGTACAAG GGTAATCCAAAGGGTAGAAAACTAATTGGTCGCGGAGTAGCAAGTTCTTGTGGGCCGGAAGTCCTTGATCTAAATACCATCTACCTAatttatg CTAAAACTGATGATAAAGGTGACTTTCTGAGAATATTGTCTTACAAAAAGATGACTGATGTCACATATGAGGACATTGAACGGATGGAGAATTATTACGACTGTAGCTGCGag ATCAGCTTTAACAATTTCGCCCCTGTCATCGGACCGCCGGGATGGCCTTCTAATGGTCTGTCTGATCCAGTTAAAGAGATGAAAGAGTGTAAAGTACCGTTCAACTACTGTCGTAGAAGCGGGTACTGTAAGAATATTGAAGGGAAATGTACCTGGGGTAACCATGGCGCATGTGACtga
- the LOC128163714 gene encoding uncharacterized protein LOC128163714 has protein sequence MQTWIYWHLLAVIFLGFLYGDNAGVEIEPCRHAVKNHPCNMTCRIPDLTQMTVFQCNGSSRAACSVFLCPANMIPNGSNAIHLQISSLAYATDNCIWSCTHGTTASSAISFTIYSGFSGSTNLTGSMKGNEIILTSTVDCLYPYNPSVQVQYSYELDGPFSYLESPVSLQSSNVPGVCSFDIERRITALSALPVKQRELEGRKVFFRVKFLQFPAGPVAFSNIVGPFYFQAGCSPFLFGYLPCFLIVLMVSIIVLVIMILMPSSELFKGGLALGLSLGFGLLLAILLLLAIFIHH, from the exons atgcaGACTTGGATCTACTGGCATTTATTAGCAGTGATTTTTCTAGGATTTCTGT ATGGAGATAACGCTGGTGTAGAAATTGAACCATGCCGTCATGCCGTGAAAAACCATCCATGCAACATGACATGCCGAATTCCTGACTTAACACAAATGACTGTGTTTCAATGCAATGGTTCATCAAGAGCAGCATGTTCTGTATTTCTTTGTCCAGCAAATATGATTCCAAACGGAAGCAAtgcaatacatttacaaatatcTTCTCTGGCTTACGCCACTGATAACTGTATATGGTCATGCACACATGGAACGACAGCATCATCTGCAATATCCTTTACAATCTATA GTGGGTTTTCGGGTTCTACAAACCTAACAGGCAGTATGAAaggaaatgaaattatattaacaTCAACTGTTGATTGTTTATATCCGTATAATCCATCGGTACAAGTCCAGTACAGCTATGAG TTAGACGGACCATTTTCATACCTTGAATCGCCAGTGTCTCTTCAAAGTTCCAATGTTCCCGGAGTTTGTAGTTTTGATATAGAAAGAAGAATAACTGCATTATCTGCTCTACCTGTAAAACAAAGAGAATTAGAAGGGAGAAAAGTTTTCTTCAGAGTGAAATTTTTACAGTTCCCAGCTGGTCCTGTTGCTTTCAGTAATATAGTTGGACCATtctattttcaag cAGGTTGCTCTCCCTTCTTATTTGGATATTTGCCGTGTTTCTTGATTGTGTTGATGGTGTCAATCATCGTTTTAGTTATTATGATACTAATGCCATCCAGTGAATTGTTCAAAG GTGGTCTCGCTCTCGGTCTAAGTTTGGGGTTTGGACTTCTCTTAGCCATACTCCTGTTGTTGGCAATCTTTATCCACCACTAA